In Gammaproteobacteria bacterium, one DNA window encodes the following:
- a CDS encoding SPFH domain-containing protein: MEFLAAPLTMAIVILVAVIVFVITIKSLIVIVPPNQAAVLTGRNRTSSDGQTVGYRSISGGRTLRVPIIETVQHMNLETIPIEVSVNNAFSKGNIPLSVEAIANVKIASEPEWVFNNAVERLLGKTEAEVRELAQDTLTGNLRGVLATLTPEAVNEDRLGFAKALADDAGEDLASLGFHLDVLKIQNVSDERGYLEAIGREKSAEAIRAAEIAEAQAEADTREARAEARRRAQVREAAASIKVAEAQNELRVRKAELDREGETAEKIARVKAQEAEVEAEKILEMKRVEREEQRLRADVVEPAKAEKMAAFARAQAEAAPILERGKAQVEVLKRLYAEVQTGGDAAFAVFIAEKLPELLEIAVGAVEGVDIDRVVVMDGGQGEGVSNALNQRVRGAYGTLEGLASVLGLDIQQVLRRAAGQTAEEPLRELPSGDS, translated from the coding sequence GTGGAGTTTCTCGCCGCACCCCTGACGATGGCCATCGTGATCCTGGTGGCGGTGATCGTGTTTGTCATCACCATCAAGAGCCTGATCGTGATCGTGCCCCCCAACCAGGCCGCGGTGCTCACCGGCCGGAACCGAACGTCCTCGGATGGTCAGACGGTTGGATACCGCTCCATCTCCGGGGGCCGCACGCTGCGCGTGCCCATCATCGAGACGGTACAGCACATGAACCTCGAAACCATCCCCATCGAGGTCTCGGTCAACAACGCCTTCTCCAAGGGCAACATTCCCCTCAGCGTCGAGGCGATCGCCAACGTGAAGATCGCGTCGGAGCCTGAATGGGTCTTCAACAACGCGGTCGAGCGCCTCCTCGGGAAGACCGAGGCCGAAGTGCGGGAGTTGGCCCAGGACACCCTCACCGGCAACCTGCGCGGCGTCCTCGCCACCCTCACCCCCGAGGCCGTCAACGAGGACCGGCTCGGTTTCGCCAAGGCCCTGGCCGATGACGCCGGCGAGGACCTGGCCTCGCTGGGCTTCCACCTGGACGTCCTCAAGATCCAGAACGTGAGCGACGAGCGCGGCTATCTCGAGGCGATCGGACGCGAGAAGTCGGCCGAGGCCATTCGGGCGGCCGAAATCGCGGAGGCGCAGGCCGAAGCGGACACCCGCGAAGCGCGCGCCGAGGCCCGCCGCCGCGCCCAGGTGCGCGAGGCGGCGGCCTCGATCAAGGTGGCGGAAGCCCAGAACGAACTCCGCGTGCGCAAGGCCGAACTCGACCGAGAGGGCGAGACTGCCGAGAAGATCGCGCGCGTCAAGGCGCAGGAGGCCGAGGTCGAGGCCGAGAAGATCCTCGAGATGAAGCGCGTCGAGCGCGAGGAGCAGCGCCTGCGCGCGGACGTGGTGGAGCCCGCCAAGGCCGAGAAGATGGCCGCCTTCGCCCGCGCCCAGGCGGAAGCGGCGCCGATCCTGGAGCGCGGAAAGGCCCAGGTGGAGGTGCTCAAACGGCTCTACGCGGAGGTTCAGACCGGAGGCGACGCGGCCTTCGCCGTGTTCATCGCCGAGAAGCTGCCGGAGCTGCTGGAGATCGCGGTGGGCGCAGTGGAAGGGGTCGACATCGACCGCGTCGTGGTCATGGACGGGGGTCAGGGCGAGGGGGTCTCCAACGCCTTGAACCAGCGGGTCCGGGGCGCCTACGGGACGCTCGAGGGGCTGGCGTCGGTGCTCGGCCTCGACATCCAGCAGGTGCTGCGCCGGGCGGCGGGGCAGACGGCAGAGGAGCCGCTTCGCGAGCTGCCGTCGGGTGACTCCTAG
- a CDS encoding S9 family peptidase — protein sequence MIPRPSSALCRFAFAAAFLSLFAFGLSSVQPLATGLAAQERRPVELEDYYRLKNANSPAISPDGSRVAFVITSVLEEENRSHSGIWLADAAGTGEPVRLTSPSFSASGPGWSPDGRLLVFTSNRPGGDGESGGSTWFLRMDQPAGEAFQIEGLGGSPVFSPDGEWIAFTRPTPPEPAPEPVYASDFERRTAERFDGRMYDWMNYRFDRRGYLPDPRDPAATPPREVYVLPATGGEPRRLTDLNVDASGLAWSPDGSRLAFTADMHQRDELSYERADLWTVDLDGAVTRLTDDEYNYSGPAWSADGDRIVVRGNEGLDVVIREARDRGAANDLFAFNPDGGGRSNLTADWDLIPGGPVTSPDGHVYFSTGVRGNTHLFRVPVGGGAVEQVTEGDRRLAGFSFSADFSRMAYRVTAPIEPGDIYAAPISAATETRLSEVNGALLAQLELFEPENLVFHSPDGTEVEGWMLPARGYEAGGGDFPMILVMHGGPHGMYGNDFSFDRQLLAGQGYMVLYTNPRASTGYGEDFRWGTWGGWGFNDYDDVMAGVDHAIDNYRIDTGRMGVTGYSYGGYLTNWVITQTDRFAAAIAGASISNWVSDYAVADIPRTKESEFYGPPWEERGLEHLLRSSPIIHADGVTTPTLFVHGETDHRVPIEEAEQMYVALHKQGVPAKFVRYPESYHGGWTPWRMVHRTWVQLDWWEQWLKARPAM from the coding sequence ATGATTCCGCGTCCATCGTCCGCCCTGTGCCGCTTCGCCTTCGCCGCGGCGTTCCTGTCGCTTTTCGCGTTCGGTCTGTCGAGCGTACAACCGCTGGCCACGGGGCTGGCCGCCCAGGAGCGGAGGCCCGTCGAGCTCGAGGACTACTACCGGCTGAAGAACGCGAACAGCCCGGCCATCTCGCCGGACGGGTCGCGGGTTGCGTTCGTCATCACGTCGGTCCTCGAAGAGGAAAACCGCAGCCACAGCGGGATCTGGCTCGCGGACGCCGCGGGAACCGGTGAACCGGTGCGGCTTACCAGCCCGAGCTTCAGCGCCTCCGGGCCCGGCTGGTCGCCCGACGGGCGCCTGCTCGTCTTCACATCGAACCGCCCGGGTGGCGATGGCGAGAGCGGCGGCAGCACCTGGTTCCTGCGCATGGACCAGCCTGCCGGCGAAGCCTTCCAGATCGAAGGACTGGGCGGGTCGCCGGTGTTCAGCCCGGACGGCGAGTGGATCGCGTTCACGCGGCCCACCCCGCCGGAGCCGGCTCCCGAGCCGGTGTACGCGTCGGACTTCGAGCGCCGCACGGCGGAGCGCTTCGACGGGCGCATGTACGACTGGATGAACTACCGCTTCGACCGCCGCGGCTACCTGCCCGATCCCCGCGACCCCGCCGCCACCCCGCCGCGGGAGGTGTACGTGCTGCCGGCCACCGGAGGTGAGCCCCGCCGCCTGACCGACCTCAACGTGGACGCCTCTGGACTGGCCTGGAGCCCCGACGGCAGCCGCCTCGCCTTCACCGCCGACATGCACCAGCGCGACGAGCTCAGCTACGAGCGCGCGGACCTTTGGACCGTCGACCTGGACGGCGCCGTCACCCGACTAACCGACGACGAATACAACTACTCCGGGCCCGCGTGGTCGGCAGACGGCGACCGCATCGTGGTGCGCGGCAACGAGGGGCTGGACGTGGTCATCCGCGAGGCCCGTGACCGGGGGGCGGCCAACGACCTGTTCGCGTTCAACCCCGACGGGGGCGGCAGGAGCAACCTCACCGCGGACTGGGACCTGATCCCGGGCGGACCGGTCACGTCACCCGACGGCCACGTCTACTTCTCGACCGGCGTGCGCGGCAACACGCACCTGTTCCGCGTGCCGGTGGGCGGCGGCGCGGTCGAACAGGTCACCGAGGGCGACCGCCGGCTCGCCGGCTTCTCCTTCTCGGCCGACTTCTCCCGCATGGCCTACCGCGTCACCGCTCCCATCGAGCCCGGCGACATCTACGCGGCGCCCATCTCCGCCGCGACCGAGACCCGCCTGAGCGAGGTGAACGGGGCGCTGCTGGCCCAGCTCGAACTCTTCGAACCCGAGAACCTCGTCTTCCACAGCCCGGACGGCACCGAGGTCGAGGGTTGGATGCTGCCCGCGCGCGGCTACGAGGCGGGTGGCGGCGACTTCCCCATGATCCTCGTGATGCACGGGGGGCCGCACGGCATGTACGGCAACGATTTCTCGTTCGACCGCCAGTTGCTGGCCGGGCAGGGCTACATGGTGCTCTACACGAACCCGCGCGCGTCGACCGGCTACGGGGAGGACTTCCGGTGGGGCACCTGGGGCGGATGGGGCTTCAACGACTACGACGACGTCATGGCCGGCGTCGACCACGCCATCGACAACTACCGCATCGACACCGGCCGCATGGGCGTGACCGGTTACTCATACGGCGGCTACCTGACCAACTGGGTCATCACCCAGACCGATCGATTCGCCGCCGCCATCGCCGGGGCCTCCATCTCCAACTGGGTGAGCGACTACGCGGTCGCCGACATCCCGCGCACCAAGGAGAGCGAGTTCTACGGCCCGCCCTGGGAGGAGCGCGGTCTGGAGCACCTGCTGCGCTCGTCGCCCATCATCCACGCCGACGGGGTGACCACGCCGACCCTCTTCGTACACGGCGAGACCGACCATCGCGTGCCGATCGAGGAGGCCGAGCAGATGTACGTCGCCCTGCACAAGCAGGGGGTGCCGGCCAAGTTCGTACGCTATCCCGAGTCCTACCACGGCGGCTGGACGCCTTGGCGCATGGTGCACCGCACCTGGGTACAGCTCGACTGGTGGGAGCAGTGGCTCAAAGCGCGCCCGGCGATGTAG
- a CDS encoding putative toxin-antitoxin system toxin component, PIN family: MTPLRAVLDTNVLVSALLFPAGSASWLRRMWRSRAVVPLVSRETASELIRVLGYPKFNLTRDEQEDLLADYLPYCEPVVVEEPLTLPDCRDPFDRPFLALAVTGAADVLVTGDADLLALAPDFAVPTMTPTALKERVRRRP; the protein is encoded by the coding sequence ATGACGCCGCTACGGGCGGTTCTCGATACCAATGTGCTGGTTTCGGCCCTGCTCTTCCCCGCGGGAAGCGCGAGTTGGCTGCGCAGGATGTGGAGATCAAGGGCCGTCGTGCCCCTGGTCAGCCGCGAAACGGCCTCGGAGCTGATCAGGGTGCTCGGCTATCCGAAGTTCAACCTGACGAGAGATGAGCAGGAGGATCTTCTGGCCGACTACCTTCCGTATTGTGAGCCGGTTGTGGTTGAAGAACCTCTGACGCTTCCCGACTGCCGGGATCCCTTCGACCGACCCTTCCTCGCCCTGGCCGTCACGGGCGCGGCGGACGTGCTCGTGACCGGTGACGCGGATCTGCTCGCCCTCGCCCCCGACTTCGCTGTCCCGACCATGACTCCGACCGCCCTGAAGGAGCGCGTCCGCCGGCGACCTTAG
- a CDS encoding AbrB/MazE/SpoVT family DNA-binding domain-containing protein, translated as MLAKLTSKNQLTLPKAVISTFPDTEYFDVTRERGRIVLTPVRLTKADAVRAKLAELGLSEADVDRAVSWARRGE; from the coding sequence GTGCTCGCCAAGCTCACGTCAAAGAACCAGCTTACGCTTCCCAAGGCCGTCATCTCTACGTTTCCGGACACCGAGTACTTCGACGTAACCCGCGAGCGCGGTCGCATCGTCCTGACGCCCGTGCGGCTGACAAAGGCCGACGCGGTTCGGGCCAAACTCGCGGAACTCGGTCTTTCCGAAGCGGATGTGGACCGCGCCGTGTCGTGGGCTCGCCGGGGTGAATGA
- a CDS encoding DUF2891 family protein, with protein sequence MMAPAPRHIRLSALAPLAVVLAASCATDAADQPAEDPDAVAAASSPAPTDPGSGPVLDLETALSLAAMPLSCVDRPHALRPDRAGYLDDISYTRRRDFDRNRAFYGCWDWHSAVNSTWAMLRLVKEVPDLPVALLIREKLRDHLSEEALAGELEYLSDNPSFERPYGWVWLLLLHGELASWDDPFAAVWAERLEPVVSHLSDRLIDYLEDLERPVRTGVHPNTAFAIATGLQAEQMAARPELAEALRTSAERFFGEDRNCPVAYEPGRSDFLSPCLEEAALMGMVLDPDAYAAWLDGFLPAPDSDEFEPLLETNPAGAGDEEPPEGDVVTNDSLRSAYGTYSHLIGLAFTRADAMLRIAAALPGDDPRVPELRALATRHARTGYDTMFDADYAGSHWIGSFALKYLVLTTGGPSP encoded by the coding sequence ATGATGGCACCAGCACCCAGGCACATCCGGTTGTCCGCTCTCGCCCCCTTGGCGGTGGTGCTCGCCGCCTCATGTGCGACCGATGCTGCCGACCAGCCTGCGGAAGACCCCGATGCCGTCGCCGCGGCCTCGTCGCCGGCCCCCACGGATCCCGGTTCAGGTCCAGTGCTCGACCTGGAGACCGCGTTGTCTCTCGCCGCGATGCCCCTCTCCTGTGTGGACCGCCCCCACGCGCTGCGTCCGGACCGGGCCGGCTACCTGGACGACATCAGCTACACGCGGCGTCGCGACTTCGACCGGAACCGAGCCTTCTACGGCTGCTGGGACTGGCACTCGGCGGTGAACTCGACGTGGGCGATGTTGCGGCTGGTGAAAGAGGTGCCCGACCTGCCCGTGGCGCTCCTCATCCGCGAGAAGCTGAGAGACCATCTCTCCGAGGAAGCCCTCGCCGGCGAACTCGAGTATCTCTCGGACAACCCGTCCTTCGAGCGCCCTTACGGCTGGGTGTGGCTCCTCCTCCTGCACGGGGAGCTGGCATCCTGGGACGATCCTTTCGCCGCCGTCTGGGCCGAGCGTCTCGAGCCCGTGGTGAGCCACCTGAGCGACCGCCTCATCGACTACCTCGAGGACTTGGAACGGCCGGTGCGCACCGGCGTCCACCCCAACACCGCCTTCGCCATCGCGACGGGCCTGCAGGCCGAGCAGATGGCGGCGCGCCCCGAGCTGGCGGAGGCCTTGCGCACGTCCGCCGAGCGCTTCTTCGGCGAGGACCGCAACTGTCCGGTCGCGTACGAGCCCGGCCGCTCCGACTTCCTTTCGCCCTGCCTGGAGGAAGCCGCCCTCATGGGGATGGTGCTGGACCCGGATGCCTACGCCGCGTGGCTCGACGGCTTTCTCCCCGCCCCTGACTCCGACGAGTTCGAGCCGCTTCTCGAGACCAATCCGGCGGGGGCGGGCGACGAGGAGCCTCCCGAGGGCGACGTGGTCACCAACGACTCGCTGAGGTCCGCGTACGGCACCTACTCTCACCTCATCGGGCTGGCGTTCACCCGCGCGGACGCCATGCTGCGCATCGCGGCGGCGCTTCCCGGCGACGACCCCAGGGTCCCCGAGCTGCGCGCATTAGCGACGCGGCACGCCCGCACCGGCTACGACACCATGTTCGACGCCGACTACGCCGGATCCCACTGGATCGGCTCGTTCGCGCTCAAGTACCTGGTTCTGACGACAGGAGGCCCGTCCCCATGA
- a CDS encoding serine hydrolase has product MRQRRQHFDAPHWTARDCSGAIAAAHRHDARLLTACRHTILVFTSILASAIAVAAQGTVVTRAAPADVGMSEGVLAGGVALYEEAIERGDLVGAVLLVAKDGKVVLHEALGWRDKARGIPMEPGTMFRMASNTKPPVATAIATLVEDGKLAYDDLVREHMPSWDNYRAGFINIGHLLSHASGLRIPTLFLQPYMEPSAEHPDAPTLQLEAARFGGVGAEAIPGTTYSYNNPGYNTLGALVEMVSGMPLEEYLDREIYTPLGMHDSYHHEVSEKMDGKLDRMGVVYYERDGEGGWMPGWTPGDPPQVPFVRASGGMISTADDYVIFCQMFLNGGVYDGQRIISEETVALMTSPKIRTNPEAEGPARSYGYGWSVSEDGVYSHTGSDGTGAWVDPSTNLIVLVFTQTPRGRDPVARFREIVNLAIEG; this is encoded by the coding sequence ATGAGGCAACGCCGCCAACACTTCGACGCACCCCACTGGACCGCCCGCGACTGCAGCGGAGCCATCGCTGCGGCCCACCGCCATGACGCTCGACTCCTCACGGCCTGTCGGCACACGATCCTGGTGTTCACCTCCATCCTGGCTTCGGCCATCGCCGTCGCGGCCCAGGGCACCGTCGTCACGCGTGCGGCTCCGGCGGATGTGGGCATGTCCGAAGGAGTCCTAGCCGGGGGCGTCGCGCTCTACGAGGAGGCCATCGAGCGGGGCGACCTCGTCGGCGCCGTGCTGCTCGTGGCGAAGGATGGCAAGGTTGTCCTGCACGAGGCGCTGGGGTGGCGGGACAAGGCGCGCGGCATCCCCATGGAGCCGGGCACCATGTTCCGCATGGCCTCCAACACCAAGCCCCCGGTGGCCACCGCCATCGCGACGCTGGTGGAGGACGGGAAGCTCGCCTACGACGATCTCGTGCGCGAACACATGCCCTCGTGGGACAACTATCGCGCCGGCTTCATCAACATCGGCCATCTGCTGTCGCACGCGAGCGGGCTTCGCATTCCGACGCTCTTCCTCCAGCCCTACATGGAGCCGTCCGCCGAGCATCCCGACGCTCCCACCCTCCAGCTGGAAGCTGCGCGCTTCGGCGGCGTGGGCGCGGAGGCCATCCCCGGCACCACCTACAGCTACAACAACCCCGGCTACAACACGCTGGGCGCGCTCGTGGAGATGGTGTCGGGGATGCCGCTCGAGGAGTACCTCGACCGCGAGATCTACACGCCCCTCGGCATGCACGACAGCTACCATCATGAAGTCTCGGAGAAGATGGACGGGAAGCTGGACCGAATGGGGGTCGTCTACTACGAGCGTGACGGCGAGGGCGGCTGGATGCCCGGATGGACCCCCGGCGATCCGCCCCAGGTCCCGTTCGTGCGGGCCTCGGGCGGCATGATCTCGACCGCGGACGACTATGTGATCTTCTGTCAGATGTTCCTGAACGGTGGCGTCTACGACGGGCAGCGGATCATCTCCGAGGAGACCGTGGCGTTGATGACATCGCCGAAGATCCGGACCAACCCCGAGGCGGAGGGGCCGGCCCGGTCCTACGGATACGGATGGTCCGTGTCGGAGGACGGGGTGTATTCGCACACCGGATCCGACGGGACGGGCGCCTGGGTGGATCCCTCGACCAACCTGATCGTGCTGGTGTTCACGCAGACGCCGCGGGGCCGCGATCCGGTCGCGCGCTTCCGCGAAATCGTGAACCTGGCGATCGAGGGATGA
- a CDS encoding DUF411 domain-containing protein — protein sequence MAAAPTRTVADALPRALVYKTPSCGCCNLWVDHMREAGFEVDARNLNDIIPIKIDAGVPPRMSSCHTTLIDGYVVEGHIPAEHVKRLLEERPDIVGIAVPGMPIGSPGMEGIGARPYQVLSWDRQGNVEVYAEVDPRR from the coding sequence CTGGCGGCTGCACCCACACGGACCGTCGCCGACGCCCTGCCCAGGGCGCTGGTCTACAAGACGCCCAGCTGCGGCTGCTGCAACCTGTGGGTCGATCACATGCGGGAGGCCGGCTTCGAGGTGGACGCGCGCAACCTCAACGACATCATCCCGATCAAGATCGACGCGGGCGTGCCGCCCCGGATGTCGTCCTGCCACACCACGTTGATCGATGGCTACGTGGTCGAGGGCCATATCCCGGCCGAGCACGTCAAACGGCTGCTGGAGGAGCGGCCGGACATCGTCGGCATCGCGGTTCCCGGCATGCCAATCGGCTCCCCGGGCATGGAAGGAATCGGCGCGCGGCCCTACCAGGTGCTCTCGTGGGATCGCCAGGGCAACGTCGAGGTCTACGCGGAGGTGGATCCGCGCCGTTGA
- a CDS encoding alpha/beta fold hydrolase — translation MRTTTSPPQAYPLPYPPARNGSVPDHREPPRARALPHARRGAVYMRPGWKPELEPELAARFRVPFEVAGPEDAPVLVAMGGISANRHVAANAEDRSEGWWRKIVGPGLAIDSREWRVLGIDFIGAPGTIEPLGRDGSRTQFHITPGDQADAVVAVLDHLGEQKVHRAVGASYGGNAALALGIRYPARAEGVVVIAAAHRPHPLGTGVRSVQRAILEFARDQGREADGVAIARALAFTTYKTDAGLDARFPFEADLSSGKPVHPVDHYLWKRGRAFAGRFDARTYLTLCASIDLCDLQPEELTVPSWLIAWEEDRSVPLWLVEEMHRRTGARSRLRTLHSDGGHDAFLLHAPEYQSVLRESLELSVGQEA, via the coding sequence ATGCGAACGACAACCTCCCCTCCCCAAGCGTACCCGCTTCCGTACCCGCCCGCCCGCAACGGGAGCGTTCCAGACCATCGCGAGCCCCCGCGCGCCCGGGCACTGCCGCACGCCCGCCGCGGAGCGGTCTACATGCGCCCTGGGTGGAAGCCGGAGCTCGAACCCGAGCTGGCGGCGCGCTTCCGGGTCCCCTTCGAGGTCGCGGGGCCGGAGGACGCCCCGGTGCTGGTCGCGATGGGTGGGATTTCGGCGAATCGGCATGTGGCCGCCAACGCCGAAGATCGCTCCGAAGGCTGGTGGCGCAAGATCGTCGGACCGGGGCTCGCCATCGACTCGCGCGAGTGGCGTGTCCTGGGCATCGACTTCATCGGCGCGCCGGGCACCATCGAGCCCCTTGGACGCGATGGGTCCCGCACCCAGTTCCACATCACGCCGGGGGATCAGGCCGACGCGGTGGTGGCCGTGCTGGATCACCTCGGCGAACAGAAGGTCCATCGCGCCGTGGGTGCCTCCTACGGGGGTAACGCCGCACTGGCCCTGGGCATACGGTATCCGGCGCGTGCGGAAGGCGTCGTCGTCATTGCGGCCGCCCACCGCCCCCATCCCCTCGGGACCGGAGTGCGCAGCGTGCAGCGCGCGATCCTCGAGTTCGCTCGCGACCAGGGCCGCGAAGCGGACGGCGTGGCCATCGCGAGGGCGCTGGCCTTCACCACCTACAAGACCGACGCGGGATTGGATGCGCGCTTCCCCTTCGAAGCCGACCTCTCGAGCGGCAAGCCGGTCCACCCGGTGGACCACTACCTGTGGAAGCGCGGACGGGCGTTCGCCGGGCGGTTCGATGCGAGAACCTACCTCACGCTGTGCGCCTCGATCGATCTGTGCGACCTCCAGCCCGAGGAGCTGACCGTCCCCTCCTGGCTGATCGCCTGGGAGGAGGACAGGTCGGTGCCGCTCTGGCTGGTCGAGGAGATGCACCGCCGGACCGGGGCCCGTTCGCGCCTCCGGACACTCCATTCGGACGGCGGGCACGACGCCTTTCTCCTACACGCACCCGAATACCAGTCTGTTCTCAGGGAAAGCCTCGAGCTTTCCGTCGGACAGGAGGCATAG